One Nitrospina watsonii DNA segment encodes these proteins:
- a CDS encoding Crp/Fnr family transcriptional regulator, with amino-acid sequence MKTEDVVDHLNRISFFDDFSEEDKQKLAQVPGTVQNLAAGECIIRKGTTDPTMYFVLEGVVIISAGEDLRHEITELHAGALFGDVPFVKAVPRVTSVLAKSAATVLRFNKDHMDQLGPDLIGKFKDQFLRLFVIRLDMLKSTISQNRVDFEKFFDSFQSIFKEIEMMNQDIILPDDDDNNNR; translated from the coding sequence ATGAAAACCGAAGACGTGGTCGATCATTTGAATCGCATTTCATTTTTCGACGATTTCTCTGAAGAAGACAAACAGAAGCTGGCACAGGTGCCGGGAACCGTGCAGAACCTGGCGGCCGGGGAGTGCATCATCCGCAAGGGCACCACGGACCCTACCATGTATTTCGTGTTGGAGGGGGTGGTGATCATCTCCGCCGGCGAAGACCTGAGGCACGAAATCACCGAGCTGCATGCCGGCGCGCTGTTCGGTGATGTGCCGTTCGTCAAGGCGGTGCCGCGCGTGACCAGCGTTCTTGCCAAAAGCGCTGCCACGGTGTTGCGTTTCAACAAGGATCACATGGACCAGCTGGGGCCGGACCTCATCGGCAAGTTCAAGGACCAGTTTCTGAGACTGTTCGTCATCCGCCTCGACATGCTGAAAAGCACCATCAGTCAGAATCGCGTCGATTTCGAAAAGTTTTTCGATTCCTTCCAGAGCATCTTCAAGGAAATCGAAATGATGAACCAGGACATCATCCTTCCCGACGACGACGACAACAACAACCGCTGA
- a CDS encoding DUF423 domain-containing protein — MRQWILLGGILGGLSVMLGAFGAHSLKAVLTEKSLATFHTATQYQFFHSLALVLVGLLAHQLGEGHNSKVIKAGWFFLAGIVLFSGSLYWLALGGPRVLGPVTPLGGLSFMTGWFLLAFSIPKK, encoded by the coding sequence ATGCGGCAATGGATTCTGCTGGGCGGCATTCTGGGCGGGTTGAGCGTCATGCTGGGCGCGTTCGGAGCGCATTCCCTCAAGGCGGTGCTGACCGAAAAAAGCCTGGCCACGTTTCACACCGCGACGCAGTACCAGTTCTTTCACAGCCTGGCGCTGGTGCTGGTGGGCCTGCTCGCGCATCAACTGGGTGAGGGCCACAACTCGAAGGTCATCAAGGCCGGCTGGTTTTTCCTCGCGGGCATCGTTTTGTTTTCGGGCAGCCTCTACTGGCTGGCGCTGGGCGGCCCCAGGGTGCTGGGTCCGGTGACGCCGCTGGGCGGCCTGTCGTTCATGACCGGCTGGTTCCTGCTCGCCTTCTCCATCCCCAAAAAGTAG
- a CDS encoding YchF/TatD family DNA exonuclease produces MIIDTHAHIDMADFDADRDAIIQRARDHGVKYIVNIGCDIPSSHRSVALTEEHDFIYAAVGIHPHDVKDIDDNTYLELRELLQHPRVIAVGETGLDYFKNYSPHDLQRAHFRKHIELAREHKKPLVIHSRDAKEDTLAILSEYYPQDPNGRAGIFHCFTGDQEMAEAALAMGFYISFSGVVTFKNAEDLRAVAKTIPADRLFVETDCPYMAPVPMRGKRNEPAFVNHTAEFLAELRGTSVQDLHRTVELSFFDLYGIGNTAQSGTISYQIRNSLYLNLTQRCTANCVFCTRISKPIVQGYNLALDREPTADEVWASIDDPAKYDEVVFCGYGEPTLRLDVIKNVAQKIKAAGGRVRLNTNGHGNVINKRNILPELAGLVDSVSISLNADNSDAYDEVSQPLPNYRGRIYDEILKFIEDAKVHIPEVQATIVTHQQDVDEDKCAEIAEQQFGVTYRPRRYNIVG; encoded by the coding sequence ATGATCATCGACACCCACGCACACATTGACATGGCCGATTTCGACGCCGACCGCGACGCCATCATCCAGCGCGCCCGCGACCACGGCGTCAAATACATCGTCAACATCGGCTGCGACATCCCGAGCAGTCACCGTTCGGTGGCGCTGACGGAAGAGCACGACTTCATTTACGCCGCCGTCGGCATCCATCCGCACGACGTCAAGGACATCGACGACAACACCTATCTCGAGCTGCGCGAACTCTTGCAACACCCACGCGTGATCGCCGTCGGCGAGACCGGCCTCGACTACTTTAAAAACTATTCGCCGCACGACCTGCAACGCGCGCATTTCCGCAAGCACATCGAACTGGCGCGCGAGCACAAAAAACCGCTGGTCATCCACAGCCGCGACGCCAAGGAAGACACCCTCGCCATCCTGTCCGAGTACTATCCGCAAGACCCGAACGGACGCGCCGGCATTTTCCACTGCTTCACCGGCGACCAGGAAATGGCGGAAGCGGCGCTGGCTATGGGCTTTTACATTTCCTTTTCCGGCGTGGTGACTTTCAAAAATGCGGAGGACCTGCGCGCCGTCGCCAAAACCATTCCAGCGGATCGTCTGTTCGTCGAAACCGATTGCCCCTACATGGCGCCGGTACCCATGCGCGGCAAACGCAACGAACCGGCGTTCGTCAACCACACGGCGGAGTTTCTGGCCGAATTGCGCGGCACCAGCGTGCAGGACCTGCACCGCACGGTGGAGCTCAGCTTTTTCGATTTGTACGGCATCGGCAACACCGCGCAGTCCGGCACCATTTCGTACCAGATAAGGAACTCGCTCTATCTGAACCTGACGCAACGCTGCACCGCCAATTGCGTGTTCTGCACGCGTATCTCGAAACCCATCGTGCAGGGTTACAACCTGGCGCTGGACCGCGAACCCACCGCCGACGAGGTGTGGGCGTCGATCGACGACCCGGCGAAGTACGACGAGGTCGTGTTCTGCGGCTACGGCGAACCGACGCTGCGTCTCGACGTCATCAAAAACGTGGCGCAAAAAATCAAGGCCGCGGGCGGACGCGTGCGGCTCAATACCAACGGCCACGGCAACGTCATCAACAAACGCAATATTCTGCCGGAGCTCGCAGGCCTCGTCGATTCCGTATCGATCAGCCTCAACGCCGACAACTCCGACGCCTACGATGAAGTCAGCCAGCCATTGCCGAATTACCGCGGTCGCATCTACGACGAGATTCTGAAATTCATTGAAGATGCCAAAGTTCACATCCCGGAGGTGCAGGCCACCATCGTGACCCACCAGCAGGACGTGGACGAAGACAAATGCGCGGAGATCGCCGAGCAGCAGTTCGGCGTCACGTACCGGCCGCGCCGTTACAACATCGTGGGGTGA
- the metG gene encoding methionine--tRNA ligase — MNRKFYITTPIYYVNDVPHIGHAYTTIAADVAARYRRLDGDDVFFLTGTDEHGQKVQQAAEQAGRSAQAYVDALHKPFKDLWARFNISNTDFIRTTEERHTRVVREILQALHEKGEIYRDSYEGWYCMPDERFWTEKDLVEGNCPECGRKVEKIKEYNYFFKMSQYQEWLIDHIQKNESFILPASRKNEILGFLKKPLEDLCISRPKERLAWGIPLPFDEDYVTYVWFDALINYISIHGSHDEILKCDYWPAAHHLIGKDILTTHAVYWSTMLKAIGISPPLNIFAHGWWTVEGKKMSKSLRNVVEPNLLIDQFGVDVIRYFLMREVPFGLDGDFSHKALIGRVNSDLANNLGNLLNRTLNMLGKYFEGRVPEIDVEGDEDAGLKGKSKEVVEQVNELYDELAYNRILMKIWELLDASNQYINSTAPWNLAKSDDGKKRLATVLYNAAEACRVIAILIHPFMPDTSKKMMQQLGVETPIEDQGLPSIRTWGWLSASAQSKQGEQIFPRIEDKAAEKILATVEVKASGDDGAAAVEEDNLIQIDDFMRLDLRVALILEAEKVKKSKKLIKLKVDLGHEQRQVVAGIAESYEPEQLVGRKVILVANLKPAKLMGIESQGMILAGSDQGKVVLAGFDEELELGARVK; from the coding sequence ATGAATCGAAAGTTCTACATCACCACACCCATTTATTACGTCAACGACGTGCCCCACATCGGCCACGCCTACACCACCATCGCCGCCGACGTCGCCGCCCGCTACCGCAGGCTCGATGGCGACGACGTGTTTTTTCTGACCGGCACCGACGAGCACGGGCAGAAAGTCCAGCAGGCGGCGGAGCAAGCCGGACGCAGCGCCCAGGCGTACGTCGATGCCCTGCACAAACCGTTCAAGGACCTGTGGGCGCGCTTCAACATTTCCAATACCGATTTCATCCGCACCACGGAGGAACGCCACACCCGGGTGGTCCGCGAAATCCTCCAGGCGCTCCACGAGAAAGGCGAAATCTACCGCGACAGTTACGAAGGCTGGTACTGCATGCCCGACGAACGTTTCTGGACGGAGAAGGACCTCGTCGAGGGCAACTGCCCGGAGTGTGGGCGCAAGGTGGAAAAGATCAAAGAGTACAATTATTTTTTCAAGATGAGCCAGTATCAGGAGTGGCTGATCGATCACATCCAGAAAAACGAATCGTTCATCCTGCCCGCGTCGCGGAAGAACGAAATCCTGGGCTTCCTGAAAAAACCACTGGAAGACCTCTGCATCTCGCGGCCCAAGGAACGCCTCGCCTGGGGCATCCCCCTGCCCTTCGATGAGGATTACGTCACCTACGTCTGGTTCGACGCGCTCATCAACTACATCTCGATCCACGGCAGCCACGACGAGATTTTAAAATGCGATTACTGGCCGGCGGCGCATCACCTCATCGGCAAGGACATTTTGACCACGCACGCGGTGTACTGGTCCACCATGCTGAAGGCCATCGGCATCTCGCCGCCTCTCAATATTTTCGCGCACGGCTGGTGGACGGTGGAAGGCAAGAAGATGTCGAAGTCGCTGCGCAACGTGGTCGAGCCGAACCTGTTGATCGACCAGTTCGGCGTGGACGTCATCCGCTATTTCCTGATGCGCGAGGTGCCGTTCGGGCTCGACGGCGATTTCTCGCACAAGGCGTTGATCGGTCGCGTCAACAGCGACCTCGCCAACAACCTGGGCAATCTGCTCAACCGCACGCTCAACATGCTGGGCAAATACTTTGAAGGCCGCGTGCCGGAAATAGATGTCGAAGGCGACGAGGACGCAGGCCTCAAGGGCAAGTCCAAGGAAGTGGTCGAACAGGTCAACGAGTTGTACGACGAGTTGGCCTACAACCGCATCCTGATGAAAATCTGGGAACTGCTCGACGCGTCCAATCAATACATCAACAGCACCGCGCCGTGGAACCTGGCCAAATCCGACGACGGCAAAAAACGCCTCGCCACCGTGCTCTACAACGCCGCCGAGGCCTGCCGTGTCATCGCCATTCTCATCCACCCGTTCATGCCGGATACGTCGAAGAAGATGATGCAGCAACTCGGCGTCGAAACCCCGATCGAGGATCAGGGTCTGCCTTCCATCCGCACCTGGGGCTGGCTGTCCGCCAGTGCGCAGTCGAAACAGGGCGAGCAGATTTTCCCGCGCATCGAGGACAAGGCCGCTGAAAAAATCCTGGCCACTGTGGAAGTGAAGGCCTCCGGCGACGACGGCGCCGCCGCGGTAGAGGAAGACAACCTCATCCAGATCGACGATTTCATGAGGCTCGATCTGCGCGTCGCCCTCATCCTCGAAGCGGAGAAGGTGAAGAAATCAAAAAAACTCATCAAGCTGAAGGTCGATCTCGGCCACGAACAGCGGCAGGTGGTGGCGGGCATCGCCGAAAGTTACGAACCGGAGCAGCTGGTCGGGCGCAAGGTGATCCTCGTCGCCAACCTCAAACCGGCGAAACTGATGGGCATTGAATCGCAGGGCATGATCCTGGCGGGCAGCGATCAGGGCAAGGTCGTCCTCGCCGGATTCGACGAAGAATTGGAACTGGGAGCGCGCGTGAAATGA